One genomic window of Salvia miltiorrhiza cultivar Shanhuang (shh) chromosome 4, IMPLAD_Smil_shh, whole genome shotgun sequence includes the following:
- the LOC131020514 gene encoding ABC transporter B family member 1 isoform X2: protein MWSGERQSTKMRIEYLEAALNQDIQFFDTEVRTSDVVFAINTDAVMVQDAISEKLGNFLHYMATFVSGFVVGFSAVWQLALVTLAVVPLIAVIGAIHTITLAKLSGKSQEALSQAGNIAEQTLVQIRTVLAFVGESRALQDYSAALKVSQRIGYKSGFSKGMGLGATYFTVFCCYALLLWYGGYLVRHHYTNGGLAIATMFAVMIGGLALGQSAPSMAAFAKARVAAAKIFRMIDHKPAVERNNDGVELESITGQVELRNIDFAYPSRPENLVLNNFSLTVPAGKTIALVGSSGSGKSTVVSLIERFYDPASGQISLDGHDIKTLKLRWLRQQIGLVSQEPALFATTIKENILLGRPDASLVEIEEASRVANAHSFIVKLPDGYDTQVGERGLQLSGGQKQRIAIARAMLKNPAILLLDEATSALDSESEKLVQEALDRFMIGRTTLVIAHRLSTIRKADLVAVLQQGSVSEIGAHDELIARGQNGLYAKLIRMQEAAHEAAVNSARKSSARPSSARNSVSSPIITRNSSYGRSPYSRRLSDFSTSDLSMSIDAAYPNYRAEKLAFKEQASSFLRLAKMNSPEWGYALVGSIGSVVCGSLSALFAYVLSAVLSVYYNPDHAYMIRQIAKYCYLLIGVSSAALIFNTLQHLFWDVVGENLTKRVREKMLAAVLKNEMAWFDEEGNESSRVAARLALDANNVRSAIGDRISVIMQNSALMLVACTAGFVLQWRLALVLIAVFPVVVAATVLQKMFMSGFSGDLEAAHAKATQLAGEAVSNMRTVAAFNSEMKMVGLFISSLEPPLRRCFWKGQIAGTGYGLAQFALYASYALGLWYASWLVKHGISDFSSTIRVFMVLMVSANGAAETLTLAPDFIKGGRAMRSVFALLDRRTQIEPDDPEGVPAPESIRGEIELKHVDFCYPNRPHVSVLGDLNLRARAGKTLALVGPSGSGKSSVLALILRFYEPNSGRVLIDGKDIRKYNLKSLRRHIALVQQEPCLFATTIYDNIAYGREPAATESEVVEAATLANAHKFISALPDGYRTHVGERGCQLSGGQKQRIAIARAFLRKAAVMLLDEATSALDAESERCVQEALGRACTGKTTIVVAHRLSTVRNAHVIAVLEEGKVAEQGSHSHLLKNYGDGIYARMIQLQRLTISNTS from the exons ATGTGGAGTGGAGAGAGACAATCAACAAAGATGAGGATCGAATACTTGGAGGCTGCTCTGAACCAAGACATTCAGTTTTTCGACACCGAGGTTCGCACATCCGACGTCGTTTTCGCTATCAACACCGATGCAGTGATGGTTCAAGACGCCATTAGTGAGAAG TTGGGGAATTTCTTGCATTACATGGCAACGTTTGTGTCTGGATTTGTGGTGGGATTCTCTGCAGTGTGGCAGCTAGCTCTGGTCACTCTTGCTGTAGTTCCTCTCATAGCTGTGATCGGAGCCATTCACACAATCACACTAGCTAAGCTCTCTGGCAAAAGCCAAGAAGCTCTGTCACAAGCTGGAAACATTGCTGAACAG ACACTAGTCCAAATTCGAACGGTGTTGGCATTCGTGGGTGAATCGAGGGCGTTGCAGGACTACTCTGCAGCCCTCAAGGTGTCCCAGAGGATCGGTTACAAGAGTGGATTTTCAAAGGGGATGGGATTGGGAGCTACTTATTTCACTGTGTTTTGTTGCTATGCTCTCCTCCTGTGGTATGGAGGCTATTTGGTTAGGCACCATTACACAAATGGAGGTCTAGCAATCGCAACAATGTTTGCAGTCATGATTGGTGGGCT GGCTTTAGGCCAGTCTGCTCCAAGCATGGCTGCATTTGCCAAGGCAAGAGTTGCAGCTGCTAAAATCTTCCGTATGATCGACCACAAACCGGCCGTTGAAAGAAACAACGACGGGGTCGAGTTGGAGTCCATAACAGGGCAGGTGGAGCTTAGAAACATCGATTTTGCCTACCCTTCACGGCCGGAGAATCTAGTTCTCAACAACTTCTCTCTCACTGTTCCGGCGGGCAAGACTATCGCCTTGGTCGGCAGCAGCGGCTCCGGGAAGAGCACGGTGGTGTCCCTCATCGAGAGATTCTACGACCCTGCCTCAG GCCAAATTTCGCTTGATGGACATGATATAAAGAcattgaagttgagatggttgaggcAGCAAATTGGTCTGGTGAGCCAAGAACCGGCACTCTTTGCCACCACAATCAAAGAAAACATATTGTTGGGAAGGCCAGACGCGAGTTTAGTCGAAATAGAAGAAGCTTCTAGAGTCGCCAATGCTCATTCATTCATTGTCAAGCTTCCAGATGGATATGACACTCAG GTAGGGGAGAGGGGACTGCAGCTTTCAGGTGGACAGAAGCAGAGAATAGCTATAGCAAGGGCAATGCTCAAGAATCCAGCCATCTTGCTCTTGGATGAGGCAACTAGTGCATTAGATTCCGAATCGGAGAAGCTGGTGCAAGAAGCGCTCGATCGTTTCATGATTGGGAGGACTACTCTAGTGATCGCCCACCGCCTCTCCACCATCCGGAAAGCTGATCTCGTGGCCGTGCTGCAGCAGGGCAGCGTGTCTGAAATCGGGGCACATGACGAGCTCATTGCCAGAGGCCAAAATGGTCTCTATGCAAAGCTTATAAGAATGCAAGAAGCAGCTCATGAAGCTGCTGTCAACAGTGCCAGAAAGAGTAGTGCAAG gCCTTCTAGTGCAAGAAACTCTGTGAGCTCACCTATCATCACCAGGAATTCTTCGTATGGCAGATCGCCTTACTCGCGAAGATTGTCGGACTTCTCCACCTCGGACTTGAGCATGTCGATAGATGCAGCATATCCCAACTACAGGGCGGAGAAGCTTGCATTCAAAGAGCAAGCTAGCTCATTCTTGAGGCTAGCAAAGATGAATTCACCTGAGTGGGGCTACGCCTTGGTTGGTTCAATAGGGTCCGTGGTCTGTGGCTCTCTGAGCGCACTATTTGCGTATGTGCTGAGTGCGGTGCTTAGTGTCTACTACAATCCAGATCATGCTTATATGATAAGGCAGATTGCAAAATACTGCTACCTTCTGATAGGGGTGTCATCTGCTGCACTGATCTTCAACACATTGCAGCATCTCTTCTGGGACGTGGTGGGGGAGAACTTGACAAAACGCGTTAGGGAGAAGATGCTGGCTGCCGTGCTGAAGAATGAGATGGCGTGGTTTGATGAAGAAGGGAACGAGAGCTCTAGAGTTGCAGCGCGGCTGGCTCTTGACGCCAACAATGTTAGATCAGCCATTGGTGATAGGATCTCTGTAATTATGCAGAACTCTGCCCTCATGCTTGTGGCCTGCACTGCCGGCTTCGTGCTGCAATGGCGCCTCGCCCTCGTCCTCATCGCCGTCTTCCCCGTTGTCGTTGCAGCCACAGTGTTACAG AAAATGTTTATGAGTGGATTTTCTGGAGATTTAGAGGCAGCTCATGCCAAGGCCACACAGCTAGCAGGGGAAGCAGTGAGCAATATGAGAACTGTGGCTGCATTCAACTCAGAGATGAAGATGGTGGGCCTATTCATCAGCAGCCTCGAGCCACCGCTGCGCCGTTGCTTCTGGAAGGGCCAGATAGCCGGCACTGGCTACGGGCTGGCCCAGTTCGCCCTCTACGCCTCCTACGCCCTCGGCCTCTGGTACGCCTCGTGGCTCGTCAAGCACGGGATCTCCGACTTCTCGAGCACCATCCGCGTCTTCATGGTCCTCATGGTCTCCGCCAATGGGGCCGCGGAGACCCTCACGCTTGCCCCGGACTTCATCAAGGGCGGGCGCGCAATGCGCTCTGTCTTCGCCCTCCTAGACCGCCGGACTCAGATCGAGCCCGACGACCCCGAGGGCGTCCCCGCCCCGGAGTCAATCCGGGGTGAGATCGAGTTGAAGCATGTGGACTTCTGCTATCCCAACCGGCCCCACGTCTCGGTCCTCGGGGACCTCAACCTCCGGGCCCGGGCCGGCAAGACACTCGCCCTCGTGGGCCCCAGCGGCTCGGGGAAGAGCTCGGTCCTCGCTCTCATCCTCCGATTCTACGAGCCCAACTCGGGCCGCGTCCTCATCGACGGGAAGGACATCCGGAAGTACAACCTGAAGTCCCTGAGGCGCCACATTGCCTTGGTGCAGCAAGAGCCCTGCCTCTTCGCCACCACGATCTACGACAACATCGCCTATGGCCGCGAGCCGGCCGCGACAGAATCCGAGGTGGTCGAGGCGGCCACATTGGCCAACGCCCACAAGTTCATATCAGCACTGCCCGACGGCTACAGGACGCACGTTGGGGAGCGAGGGTGCCAGCTGTCGGGCGGGCAGAAGCAGCGGATCGCCATTGCGCGAGCCTTCCTGAGGAAGGCGGCGGTGATGCTGCTGGACGAGGCCACAAGCGCGCTGGACGCTGAGTCGGAGAGGTGCGTGCAGGAGGCTCTCGGGCGCGCCTGCACGGGGAAGACGACAATCGTGGTGGCGCATAGGCTTTCCACGGTTAGAAATGCACATGTGATTGCAGTTCTTGAAGAGGGGAAGGTGGCTGAGCAAGGCTCACATTCGCATCTCTTGAAAAACTATGGAGATGGGATATATGCTCGCATGATACAGCTGCAGAGGCTCACAATCTCAAACACTTCCTAG
- the LOC131020515 gene encoding heavy metal-associated isoprenylated plant protein 6-like: MGEKVEKKNEVEKNAAAEGAVEKAAEGGGGEKKVAPMAVVLKMDLHCQGCAKKVRRSVRNLEGVETVKADCDAKKLTVTGNVDPAWLREKVEIKTKKKVELISPQPKNDAGSGGAAAATDDKKAEEKKGEEDKPKKTAVSTVTMKTKLHCDGCAHKIKRIIIKNFDGVDSLTTDLQKDLIIAIGTMNVNDLVSYLREKLKRGVEIVPPKKDKDAAAAVDSKEKASGGGEQEKKDKESDVVGKGGGKQKQASGDAKEAEAKPAAAGAGGETKVEMSKMEHHSSYNPQTHYAMPMVMHNQSYGHQEYGMHHHQSHTNMGYYEAGPPMPPPTYLNTNTNDDMFSDENPNGCSVM; the protein is encoded by the exons ATGGGCGAG AAAGTTGAGAAAAAGAATGAAGTAGAGAAGAACGCGGCGGCGGAGGGCGCCGTCGAGAAGGCggcggagggaggcggcggagagAAAAAAGTGGCTCCCATGGCGGTGGTGTTGAAGATGGATTTACATTGCCAAGGCTGCGCCAAGAAAGTCAGACGCTCCGTTAGAAATTTGGAAG GTGTGGAGACGGTGAAGGCCGACTGTGACGCCAAGAAATTGACTGTGACGGGAAATGTGGACCCCGCATGGCTCCGGGAAAAAGTTGAAATCAAGACCAAGAAGAAGGTGGAGCTCATCTCTCCTCAGCCCAAGAACGACGCCGGAAGTGGTGGCGCCGCCGCCGCAACTGATGACAAGAAGGCTGAGGAGAAGAAGGGAGAGGAGGACAAGCCAAAAAAG ACTGCTGTTAGCACTGTGACAATGAAAACCAAACTACACTGTGACGGATGCGCGCATAAAATAAAGCGGATTATAATTAAGAATTTTGATG GCGTTGACTCACTAACAACTGATCTGCAAAAGGATTTGATCATTGCAATTGGAACAATGAACGTCAATGATCTAGTTTCATATCTAAGAGAGAAGCTAAAAAGAGGAGTAGAAATTGTTCCTCCAAAAAAGGACAAGGATGCCGCCGCCGCTGTAGACAGCAAAGAGAAAGCTAGTGGCGGCGGAGAACAAGAAAAGAAAGACAAAGAAAGCGATGTTGTTGGAAAAGGTGGTGGTAAGCAAAAACAGGCTAGTGGCGACGCAAAAGAAGCCGAAGCAAAACCGGCGGCTGCCGGCGCCGGTGGAGAAACAAAGGTGGAGATGAGCAAGATGGAGCATCATAGTAGTTACAATCCTCAAACGCACTACGCCATGCCTATGGTGATGCACAACCAAAGTTATGGGCATCAAGAATATGGCATGCACCATCATCAAAGTCATACGAATATGGGGTACTACGAGGCCGGGCCTCCTATGCCGCCACCCACGTACTTGAACACGAACACGAATGATGACATGTTCAGTGATGAAAATCCTAACGGGTGTTCCGTGATGTAA
- the LOC131020514 gene encoding ABC transporter B family member 1 isoform X1, which produces MKEKKMRQEDGDGEEIKTVQEQWRWSELQGVELVVSSHSDTSPPPNLNNSNASSSAANPNPPSMEPDGGGEPEKKGSPPPSVAFRELFRFADRLDYALMTIGTVGAIVHGSSLPLFLRFFADLVNSFGSNADNVDKMSQEVLKYAFYFLVVGAAIWASSWAEISCWMWSGERQSTKMRIEYLEAALNQDIQFFDTEVRTSDVVFAINTDAVMVQDAISEKLGNFLHYMATFVSGFVVGFSAVWQLALVTLAVVPLIAVIGAIHTITLAKLSGKSQEALSQAGNIAEQTLVQIRTVLAFVGESRALQDYSAALKVSQRIGYKSGFSKGMGLGATYFTVFCCYALLLWYGGYLVRHHYTNGGLAIATMFAVMIGGLALGQSAPSMAAFAKARVAAAKIFRMIDHKPAVERNNDGVELESITGQVELRNIDFAYPSRPENLVLNNFSLTVPAGKTIALVGSSGSGKSTVVSLIERFYDPASGQISLDGHDIKTLKLRWLRQQIGLVSQEPALFATTIKENILLGRPDASLVEIEEASRVANAHSFIVKLPDGYDTQVGERGLQLSGGQKQRIAIARAMLKNPAILLLDEATSALDSESEKLVQEALDRFMIGRTTLVIAHRLSTIRKADLVAVLQQGSVSEIGAHDELIARGQNGLYAKLIRMQEAAHEAAVNSARKSSARPSSARNSVSSPIITRNSSYGRSPYSRRLSDFSTSDLSMSIDAAYPNYRAEKLAFKEQASSFLRLAKMNSPEWGYALVGSIGSVVCGSLSALFAYVLSAVLSVYYNPDHAYMIRQIAKYCYLLIGVSSAALIFNTLQHLFWDVVGENLTKRVREKMLAAVLKNEMAWFDEEGNESSRVAARLALDANNVRSAIGDRISVIMQNSALMLVACTAGFVLQWRLALVLIAVFPVVVAATVLQKMFMSGFSGDLEAAHAKATQLAGEAVSNMRTVAAFNSEMKMVGLFISSLEPPLRRCFWKGQIAGTGYGLAQFALYASYALGLWYASWLVKHGISDFSSTIRVFMVLMVSANGAAETLTLAPDFIKGGRAMRSVFALLDRRTQIEPDDPEGVPAPESIRGEIELKHVDFCYPNRPHVSVLGDLNLRARAGKTLALVGPSGSGKSSVLALILRFYEPNSGRVLIDGKDIRKYNLKSLRRHIALVQQEPCLFATTIYDNIAYGREPAATESEVVEAATLANAHKFISALPDGYRTHVGERGCQLSGGQKQRIAIARAFLRKAAVMLLDEATSALDAESERCVQEALGRACTGKTTIVVAHRLSTVRNAHVIAVLEEGKVAEQGSHSHLLKNYGDGIYARMIQLQRLTISNTS; this is translated from the exons atgaaagagaaaaaaatgagacaAGAAGATGGCGATGGGGAGGAGATAAAGACGGTGCAGGAGCAGTGGAGATGGTCCGAACTGCAAGGCGTCGAGCTCGTCGTCTCATCTCACTCCGACACCTCGCCGCCGCCCAACCTCAACAACTCCAACGCTTCATCGTCAGCTGCCAATCCTAACCCGCCGTCAATGGAGCCCGACGGCGGCGGCGAACCGGAAAAAAAAGGTTCGCCGCCGCCCTCCGTCGCGTTCCGCGAGCTCTTCCGGTTCGCAGACCGGCTCGATTACGCGCTGATGACAATTGGCACAGTTGGCGCGATCGTTCATGGCAGCTCCTTGCCTCTGTTTCTCCGATTCTTCGCCGATCTCGTTAATTCCTTCGGCTCCAATGCCGATAATGTCGATAAGATGTCGCAGGAGGTGTTGAAG TATGCATTTTACTTTCTTGTAGTTGGAGCTGCTATTTGGGCATCTTCATGGGCAG AGATATCATGTTGGATGTGGAGTGGAGAGAGACAATCAACAAAGATGAGGATCGAATACTTGGAGGCTGCTCTGAACCAAGACATTCAGTTTTTCGACACCGAGGTTCGCACATCCGACGTCGTTTTCGCTATCAACACCGATGCAGTGATGGTTCAAGACGCCATTAGTGAGAAG TTGGGGAATTTCTTGCATTACATGGCAACGTTTGTGTCTGGATTTGTGGTGGGATTCTCTGCAGTGTGGCAGCTAGCTCTGGTCACTCTTGCTGTAGTTCCTCTCATAGCTGTGATCGGAGCCATTCACACAATCACACTAGCTAAGCTCTCTGGCAAAAGCCAAGAAGCTCTGTCACAAGCTGGAAACATTGCTGAACAG ACACTAGTCCAAATTCGAACGGTGTTGGCATTCGTGGGTGAATCGAGGGCGTTGCAGGACTACTCTGCAGCCCTCAAGGTGTCCCAGAGGATCGGTTACAAGAGTGGATTTTCAAAGGGGATGGGATTGGGAGCTACTTATTTCACTGTGTTTTGTTGCTATGCTCTCCTCCTGTGGTATGGAGGCTATTTGGTTAGGCACCATTACACAAATGGAGGTCTAGCAATCGCAACAATGTTTGCAGTCATGATTGGTGGGCT GGCTTTAGGCCAGTCTGCTCCAAGCATGGCTGCATTTGCCAAGGCAAGAGTTGCAGCTGCTAAAATCTTCCGTATGATCGACCACAAACCGGCCGTTGAAAGAAACAACGACGGGGTCGAGTTGGAGTCCATAACAGGGCAGGTGGAGCTTAGAAACATCGATTTTGCCTACCCTTCACGGCCGGAGAATCTAGTTCTCAACAACTTCTCTCTCACTGTTCCGGCGGGCAAGACTATCGCCTTGGTCGGCAGCAGCGGCTCCGGGAAGAGCACGGTGGTGTCCCTCATCGAGAGATTCTACGACCCTGCCTCAG GCCAAATTTCGCTTGATGGACATGATATAAAGAcattgaagttgagatggttgaggcAGCAAATTGGTCTGGTGAGCCAAGAACCGGCACTCTTTGCCACCACAATCAAAGAAAACATATTGTTGGGAAGGCCAGACGCGAGTTTAGTCGAAATAGAAGAAGCTTCTAGAGTCGCCAATGCTCATTCATTCATTGTCAAGCTTCCAGATGGATATGACACTCAG GTAGGGGAGAGGGGACTGCAGCTTTCAGGTGGACAGAAGCAGAGAATAGCTATAGCAAGGGCAATGCTCAAGAATCCAGCCATCTTGCTCTTGGATGAGGCAACTAGTGCATTAGATTCCGAATCGGAGAAGCTGGTGCAAGAAGCGCTCGATCGTTTCATGATTGGGAGGACTACTCTAGTGATCGCCCACCGCCTCTCCACCATCCGGAAAGCTGATCTCGTGGCCGTGCTGCAGCAGGGCAGCGTGTCTGAAATCGGGGCACATGACGAGCTCATTGCCAGAGGCCAAAATGGTCTCTATGCAAAGCTTATAAGAATGCAAGAAGCAGCTCATGAAGCTGCTGTCAACAGTGCCAGAAAGAGTAGTGCAAG gCCTTCTAGTGCAAGAAACTCTGTGAGCTCACCTATCATCACCAGGAATTCTTCGTATGGCAGATCGCCTTACTCGCGAAGATTGTCGGACTTCTCCACCTCGGACTTGAGCATGTCGATAGATGCAGCATATCCCAACTACAGGGCGGAGAAGCTTGCATTCAAAGAGCAAGCTAGCTCATTCTTGAGGCTAGCAAAGATGAATTCACCTGAGTGGGGCTACGCCTTGGTTGGTTCAATAGGGTCCGTGGTCTGTGGCTCTCTGAGCGCACTATTTGCGTATGTGCTGAGTGCGGTGCTTAGTGTCTACTACAATCCAGATCATGCTTATATGATAAGGCAGATTGCAAAATACTGCTACCTTCTGATAGGGGTGTCATCTGCTGCACTGATCTTCAACACATTGCAGCATCTCTTCTGGGACGTGGTGGGGGAGAACTTGACAAAACGCGTTAGGGAGAAGATGCTGGCTGCCGTGCTGAAGAATGAGATGGCGTGGTTTGATGAAGAAGGGAACGAGAGCTCTAGAGTTGCAGCGCGGCTGGCTCTTGACGCCAACAATGTTAGATCAGCCATTGGTGATAGGATCTCTGTAATTATGCAGAACTCTGCCCTCATGCTTGTGGCCTGCACTGCCGGCTTCGTGCTGCAATGGCGCCTCGCCCTCGTCCTCATCGCCGTCTTCCCCGTTGTCGTTGCAGCCACAGTGTTACAG AAAATGTTTATGAGTGGATTTTCTGGAGATTTAGAGGCAGCTCATGCCAAGGCCACACAGCTAGCAGGGGAAGCAGTGAGCAATATGAGAACTGTGGCTGCATTCAACTCAGAGATGAAGATGGTGGGCCTATTCATCAGCAGCCTCGAGCCACCGCTGCGCCGTTGCTTCTGGAAGGGCCAGATAGCCGGCACTGGCTACGGGCTGGCCCAGTTCGCCCTCTACGCCTCCTACGCCCTCGGCCTCTGGTACGCCTCGTGGCTCGTCAAGCACGGGATCTCCGACTTCTCGAGCACCATCCGCGTCTTCATGGTCCTCATGGTCTCCGCCAATGGGGCCGCGGAGACCCTCACGCTTGCCCCGGACTTCATCAAGGGCGGGCGCGCAATGCGCTCTGTCTTCGCCCTCCTAGACCGCCGGACTCAGATCGAGCCCGACGACCCCGAGGGCGTCCCCGCCCCGGAGTCAATCCGGGGTGAGATCGAGTTGAAGCATGTGGACTTCTGCTATCCCAACCGGCCCCACGTCTCGGTCCTCGGGGACCTCAACCTCCGGGCCCGGGCCGGCAAGACACTCGCCCTCGTGGGCCCCAGCGGCTCGGGGAAGAGCTCGGTCCTCGCTCTCATCCTCCGATTCTACGAGCCCAACTCGGGCCGCGTCCTCATCGACGGGAAGGACATCCGGAAGTACAACCTGAAGTCCCTGAGGCGCCACATTGCCTTGGTGCAGCAAGAGCCCTGCCTCTTCGCCACCACGATCTACGACAACATCGCCTATGGCCGCGAGCCGGCCGCGACAGAATCCGAGGTGGTCGAGGCGGCCACATTGGCCAACGCCCACAAGTTCATATCAGCACTGCCCGACGGCTACAGGACGCACGTTGGGGAGCGAGGGTGCCAGCTGTCGGGCGGGCAGAAGCAGCGGATCGCCATTGCGCGAGCCTTCCTGAGGAAGGCGGCGGTGATGCTGCTGGACGAGGCCACAAGCGCGCTGGACGCTGAGTCGGAGAGGTGCGTGCAGGAGGCTCTCGGGCGCGCCTGCACGGGGAAGACGACAATCGTGGTGGCGCATAGGCTTTCCACGGTTAGAAATGCACATGTGATTGCAGTTCTTGAAGAGGGGAAGGTGGCTGAGCAAGGCTCACATTCGCATCTCTTGAAAAACTATGGAGATGGGATATATGCTCGCATGATACAGCTGCAGAGGCTCACAATCTCAAACACTTCCTAG